The Malus sylvestris chromosome 14, drMalSylv7.2, whole genome shotgun sequence genome segment TCCCAACATTGTAGACATCTAAGGTGCTGGTTTTGCTATGGTATTATCTTTTACATGGCAGAGTTGTTTGTTGAAATTACAAGTTGGTTCCCCTCTTTGTTTGCATTGTTCAAAGTTGTTTCTTCCTTCCTGCTTTGTATTGAGGAGATAATCATATAGTCCTGCATCCATATTCTTTTCAAAGGAAATTGTTCATATGATGCGGATCTTGCGAAACATTTAGCAGCTATGCTGCAGAATGTTCTTTGGAGCTGTGGAAGTGTGAGGATATCTTTCTCTAGGAGAACTCCCGAACAGGTGTCCAGAGTTTTGAGGAAGGAATTCAGTACTAATCCCAAAGTCTACATTTGGGATGGTGAAGGTACTTAGTTATTATATTCTTAGGATATTGTGCACCTATATATGCTtgaaagtgaaattttatgttatatgtGATACTGCTAGGTCGCAATCCACATATGGGCCATCTGGCCTGTGCCGATGCTTTTGTCATTACCGCTGATTCAGTTAGTATGTTGAGTGAGGCTTGTAGTACGGGGTATGTTCTCGACTCCTAAGTATGATGAATGATGAGGGCCAACTTTTCATATCAGTTGTTGTGTTAAATAGCTCCTCTAGTCAATTCATGCGTCCTAAAAGTTCGTCATGTTTACTTCAGCAAACCTGTTTATGTGATTGGTGCGGAACACTGTACATGGAAGTTTGCAGACTTCCAGAACTCTCTGCGGGAACGAGGAGCGGTTCGACCATTAACCGGTAAAGAAGATGTAAGTCACCAAACATCAATTTCCTTACTTTTTCAGTTAATaaatgagaaaagaagagaTCGAAGCAGCTCTCTAATATGAGGTTTTTGAACTTCCTTCTATTTGGGTAGATGTCCCTGCGTTGGAGCTATACACCACTGGATGACACTGCCGAGGCTGCTTGGCGGGTGAACAAGGCACTCGCTGAGCGTGGATGGAGTATACAACTTACCTAAATGAGCTTTGCCAGATCTCAAACCCATTAAAGTGGAGTAGTTTAGTTTTCAGTTACAACGCATAGCAGCGTGTGATTGACTCGGGCTTATTTAAGTTTCTCTTTAGTAATCGAACCAGTTTTGCCCAATTCATTGTACACATTCTTATTATATTTGGCTGTATCGTTCCTCCATGGAGACACCCAAATTGTTAAGGGAAGGCACTTCCTTTTGTATTGCTTCATCTCCTTaatgtaaaatgaaaaaaattgaaagaaacatTGTGTGCACATGCATTAAATTTTCTATGGTTATTTTGACACTATTTATGTCGACATGACAACTTCTTGGTGACTTACTTTACATGTCCAACCACGTATCTCTTCCGCCGAAGTTTCTCTCGATTAGTCTAGCCATTAAAGTGATGCAAATAATGTGGTTTTACACACAACATTTACAAAAACCGTACATTAAATTGTTGGGTTATGGAGGGCTAGCTGTGGTTTAGTTGAGTGATTAAAGAGAATAAACCTGCTTAGTTATGGCAAGTTGCTTGCCCTTTTGACTTTAATTTATATTAATCTTAAATTAAATCCAATTTCGTGCATTAAGTTTCCCATCCACTCCTCCTTACCAAAATATTATTTAGAATTTACAAGTACGTCGCATATAATATTGAAGTGGTTGCTACTTGATCCATTTTCCAGATAAAACCTCTTCACTTGCTCttctatcaacaaaaaaaataaataaatgataatTTGCAGGAACTCTCAGactaattttaattaataaactaattaaactttTCTTATTTGGTGCACTATATAAAGCTTCTCATGTTTAACCATTTTCATCGCAAGCTTTTGAGTCTCTTCTCCTCAGCAATTCCCATTTCCAAAGCTTTAGTTTTCTGGTTTATCTCCTCTCTCGTTATCTCTCTCTTTCGGACGAAAATGAAGAGCGGAGGCGGCGGCGAGTCAACCACCATTGATATTGAGGCAAGAAGTGCTTCCAAAGGAAAAGGGCCTGTTATGGCAGTTCATCAtgtgaagaaagaaaagggaggAATGGAGAGAGGGATGGCCATAATTGACTTGGTTTTGAGGATTGGGGCAATAGTGGCTGCTCTTGCTGCTGctgccaccatgggaaccagtGATCAAAACCTTCCTTTCTTCACCCAGTTCTTCCAGTTTGAAGCTAGCTATGATGACATGCCTAGCTTTCAGTATGTACtcgttcttcttcctcctttttccttttagtgatatttttcaccaaagaaaatgttttaCGATATTCTGGTATGTTATGTTGTGAGGTTGTCAATCTAGATTATCGAATAGATGAACTACTTTGTGTTGTGCTCAATTGATAATCTGGCATATTACGTTGTCAGACTGTCAATTTAAAACGGTAGCAACATGAAAATTTAACAACGTAACATTAATTCTGAATGTTTGAAAAAGACAATATTACCCTTGTGTGTATTGTACGGTACATTGATCTAATATCCATGCATGCAAGCAGGTTTTTCCTGATAGCAATGTCACTTGTAGCTGGCTACTTGGTGCTCTCACTTCCCTTCTCCGTCGTCTGCATCGTTCGCCCCCATGCAAGTGGACCAAGGCTCTTGCTCCTCATCCTTGACCTTGTAATTACATTCCTAAACTCTCTATTATTCACATGATTAGCTCATAATACAAAATCATATATGATTAATCTGTTTATAATTAATAACTTAATTAAACTTGTGATATCATCATGGCAGGTGGCACTGACTCTAGCCACTTCTGCTGCTGGGGCTGCAACATCCATAGTCTACTTAGCCCACAACGGCAACTCAAGCTCCAACTGGCTGGCCATCTGCAACCAGTTTGGTGATTTCTGCAGGAACGTGAGTGGGGCTGTGGTGGCTTCTTTCGTTACTGTTGTCACCTTCATGTTCTTGATTCTGCTGTCTGCGTTGGCTCTACGAAAGCATCAC includes the following:
- the LOC126600372 gene encoding casparian strip membrane protein 1, encoding MKSGGGGESTTIDIEARSASKGKGPVMAVHHVKKEKGGMERGMAIIDLVLRIGAIVAALAAAATMGTSDQNLPFFTQFFQFEASYDDMPSFQFFLIAMSLVAGYLVLSLPFSVVCIVRPHASGPRLLLLILDLVALTLATSAAGAATSIVYLAHNGNSSSNWLAICNQFGDFCRNVSGAVVASFVTVVTFMFLILLSALALRKHH